The Aspergillus nidulans FGSC A4 chromosome VII nucleotide sequence CTAGATCAGACGATGTCTACGGCAGCAAACCTGCAAGCAATGATCGGCGAAACAGCTGATACTGCCGAAGCAATAAGACACTACATCCCCAGTTTGCTAAGCCCACTCTGGACCTGTTTGGGCTGGGCAAAACAGCGCATATTCTGGTTTCTCTTCGGTTCAGGGACTGTTCTGACCTGCCTCTTCCTGCGTTACCTATTACGAAATCGCCGTTCCCGAGTCTTCGGATGCTGCAAACATGGGCCATCTTACTAGCACGCCTCATCATGCCTCTGACAAGATTCTGATGATTTGATTCTACGCGCAAGTTTCCCGTCTATGACTTTTATAGTAATGCATATGATACCCCAGCATTGCCTCCCATCAAGTGCACCGTGCGTGCTCGCTCTTGCTTTCTGTTCATTGATTTTATTGATTCAATCGCTTTCCCCAGGCAGCAACTATGTGCATTGAACCAGATCGTTGGCCGCCGTGCGTTATGAATGATTGTACTAAACGAATCTAATTTTTCGGGCCTACAGCCCTTATTCTGAACCGAACAGGATTTGATCTACTGTGCCTTTGATTTCCTTAAGTTTCAGAGACCATGTGAATGGTTAGCGTTCTCTATGTGTCACCATAAGCGTTATCGGGCGCGGCCCGTCCGTGATGCCAAAGCTTCGACGGGACTGAGAATCGGCAGAGTAAGCCTGGTCTGGGGACGGTTCGAGGCTGGGCCTCGGCCTATCTTTGGTTCATTCATCTTCTGCGCAACACTGAAACCTACTACTGACGAGTGCTCATAGGTCATTTGCCATCCCCTCACAGGTTTCGTTACAGTACGCTTACCGGCAAGACAAACGCTTACGCCTATGCAATTGCCGACTCCAGATTCGAGCCCGGCAGCTGCAGGGTCAGGCATACTCCGTGAGTTCCCCGCTATGGTAGTTAGCGCGGAGTACATATGCGGAGAAACAGGTTGACGATCTCCAAAATGACTCCAATCCCCATACTACTGACTGGCACTAACTCCGGCTGGAACCCGTTAGCCCTCACATATGACCTAGGTCGTAAGCAGACCGCCGATCGCTTACAATGCCTAGGTACGACTCCATACGATTGATCAACCGGAAATCCCGTGCTATTCTCCTGTCCAATAATTGCAACAGCTAAGCAATCTGGCTTTCCCGCATGCGTCATCGATGCACCGCACCATCGCTTGTGCAATGCGCTCCACTGCTGTGCGGTACATCTTCGGATAAATGCTTCACAATGCTGGTGTCAAATATGGAGCGGGATTAATTTGCAAAATAAATCACGAATCATGATTAGGCTGATCTCTGGGTACGGCCGTTGGTTCTTCCCGAGGAGAACCGAGTGATATAAGAACTCCGGCCGTCCGACTGTGGAATTCTCCTAGTCCGGCTGTGCCTATCTACTAACCTTGTGGCCAAGATTCATACAGAGTATCCAAATACTACCGGGATGGCTCTTCTGCGCCACCTATTGCCCGTCTTAACGGTGGGCTCTGCGGTGCAGTCGGCGGTCCTCGTGCAGGACCAGTTCCAGACCAGATGTGAGAACTTTGCTGGCAAAATCGATCTTCCAAATGTTAAGGTGAACTTCGCCAGCTACATCCCAGGCAGCACGAACCTGACATTGGACAACGTCCCAACGTGCGATCAATCTCAAGTTGTCTCGTCGGATATATGCCGAGTTGCGATGGCTGTTACGACATCTAACGCGAGCGAGATTACACTTGAAGCGTGGTTCCCGCGAGACTATACCGGCCGTTTCTTGAGTACCGGCAATGGAGGACTTGGTGGCTGTAAGCTTGCCCTTTTTGGCGAGgatatcttcatctcctAACCGAGTCTTGCAGGCATCCAGTACTCCGACCTTGACTATGCCTCCCGTTTGGGATTCGCGACCGTTGGCGCAAACAATGGACATAATGGGACATCTGGAGAGCCTTTTTACAAAGCTCCTGAAGTACTGGAAGATTTCGTCTACCGATCTGTCCACACGGGAATCGTCGTCGGGAAGCAGCTCACAAAGCTCTTCTACGATGAAGGCTTCGACACATCCTACTACTTGGGTTGCTCTACTGGAGGGCGACAAGGTTTTAAGCTTGCGCAGGATTTCCCAGGCGAGGTTGACGGCATCATTGCAGGTGCACCAGCAATCAACTTTGTTGGGCTGCTATCTTGGAGTGCGCACTTCTACCCCATTACCGGGCCCGTTGGATCAGCTACATATCTATCACTTGATGATTGGGATTTGGTCCATGAGGAGATTCTTCGTCAGTGTGATGGCCTAGATGGAGCGGAAGACGGGATCATTGAGGACCCGGACCTCTGCCATCCAAACGCCACAACCCTTCTTTGCAGTCCTGGTGCGA carries:
- the faeB-2 gene encoding protein faeB (transcript_id=CADANIAT00008418) produces the protein MALLRHLLPVLTVGSAVQSAVLVQDQFQTRCENFAGKIDLPNVKVNFASYIPGSTNLTLDNVPTCDQSQVVSSDICRVAMAVTTSNASEITLEAWFPRDYTGRFLSTGNGGLGGCIQYSDLDYASRLGFATVGANNGHNGTSGEPFYKAPEVLEDFVYRSVHTGIVVGKQLTKLFYDEGFDTSYYLGCSTGGRQGFKLAQDFPGEVDGIIAGAPAINFVGLLSWSAHFYPITGPVGSATYLSLDDWDLVHEEILRQCDGLDGAEDGIIEDPDLCHPNATTLLCSPGATSGSCLTATQVNTVHEVYAPLLSSNSTLIYPRMQPGGEQFAAPAMYNGQPFQYSKDWWRYVVYSDPTWNATKWTIRDAEAALRQNPYNIQTWNADLSPLRDSGSKLLTYHGLQDQLISSDDSKLYYHRLMKTMGVTSNQLDEFYRFFQISGMAHCQDGDGAYGIGNRAETEFSTEPEDNVLMAMVRWVEEGIAPETVRGAKFSDGVGSEVEYYRKHCRYPRRNVYKGPGDYTDETAWECV